Proteins from one Setaria italica strain Yugu1 chromosome V, Setaria_italica_v2.0, whole genome shotgun sequence genomic window:
- the LOC101778819 gene encoding TOM1-like protein 6 isoform X1, translated as MYPSGAVVGAAPAAAPSAASRVEKATSHLLMGPDWAVNLEICDILNADVWQTKDVVKAVKKRLQNKDPKVQFFALTLLETMMKNCGEYVRFEVAEQHVLQEMVKIIQKKNDMQVRDKILLLLDSWQEAFGGPGSKYPQYHWAYLEVKVLLQTTGVVFPKRPIDAPPIFTPPATYNSSSPRYAAGSLSDRMSSDVETLSLGDLNSIRNVTDLLNDMVHALNPSDRTAVNDEIITDLVTQCRSNQQKLLQLVSSTGNEQLLKQGLEINDLLQSVLSKYDAVVSGAPLAVEAPVRETIEAPREAPAVKPSAPPEHNDTADEEEDEFAQLAQRKNKSVVSSDDALSSTGDLALVPIDPVGSESPSSIASNALVPLDPVPSSSSESKELDMINLLSLTLCSPSPETSTDSPTQSQNAPQQPTITHNQNGPQQPTVTDGQQYPSGVPQYPLNYQPHTINQGYARQNSNYVAPWAQTGAYPPQPPAYASGYGYPAPPWAAPAPPAVDSNPFLLANYQDPRPATAPVAQAATYAPPPASYPPSSMPYAPFATPQSIQHNSSVGSPPSNGLTTTQAHMNVNYQQPKDSSAASSRPYYIPDNLFSDLIDVKNLSGGNKIGGPTAMGSSNGGQPMIGGKK; from the exons aTGTACCCGTCGGGGGCCGTCGTGggggcggcgcccgcggcggcgccgagcgcgGCGTCAAGGGTGGAGAAGGCCACGAGCCACCTGCTCATGGGGCCCGACTGGGCCGTCAACCTCGAAATCTGCGACATCCTCAACGCCGACGTCTG GCAAACGAAGGATGTGGTGAAGGCAGTGAAAAAGAGATTGCAGAACAAGGACCCAAAGGTTCAGTTCTTTGCTTTGACG CTTTTGGAGACAATGATGAAGAATTGTGGTGAATATGTCCGGTTTGAAGTCGCTGAACAGCATGTTCTGCAAGAAATGGTCAAAATTATTCAGAAGAAG AATGATATGCAAGTAAGGGATAAAATATTATTACTTTTAGACTCCTGGCAAGAGGCATTTGGTGGACCAGGAAGTAAATATCCGCAATATCATTGGGCATATCTTGAAGTGAAG GTTTTGTTACAGACGACAGGTGTGGTGTTCCCAAAACGTCCTATTGATGCACCACCGATATTTACACCTCCTGCTACGTATAATTCTAGTTCACCCAGATATGCTGCAGGAAGTCTGAGTGACAGAATGTCCTCAGATGTTGAGACTCTAAG tTTAGGGGACTTGAATAGTATTCGAAATGTGACAGACCTACTGAATGATATGGTGCATGCTTTAAACCCATCTGATCGTACG GCTGTTAACGATGAAATTATCACAGATCTTGTGACCCAGTGTCGCTCAAATCAACAAAAGCTTTTGCAACTTGTCAGTTCAACAGG GAATGAGCAGTTGCTAAAGCAAGGACTGGAGATAAATGATCTCTTACAAAGTGTACTTTCAAAGTATGATGCCGTGGTCTCTGGTGCTCCTTTGGCGGTTGAAGCACCTGTGAGAGAGACAATTGAGGCTCCTAGGGAGGCTCCTGCAGTAAAACCATCTGCACCTCCTGAACATAATGACActgctgatgaagaggaagatgagTTTGCCCAGCTAGCTCAAAG GAAAAACAAATCTGTAGTAAGTAGCGATGATGCATTATCAAGCACTGGGGACCTCGCCCTTGTACCGATTGATCCAGTGGGTTCAGAATCGCCATCTTCTATTGCAAGCAATGCATTGGTTCCTCTTGACCCAGTTCCCAGCAGTAGCTCTGAATCAAAAGAGCTTGATATGATCAACCTCCTGAGCCTCACCTTGTGCAGCCCTAGTCCTGAAACTTCAACAGATTCTCCAACACAAAGTCAAAACGCACCTCAGCAACCTACCATTACACATAATCAAAATGGGCCTCAACAACCAACTGTTACAGATGGGCAGCAATATCCTTCTGGTGTGCCACAATACCCTTTGAACTACCAGCCTCACACAATAAACCAGGGATATGCTCGACAGAACAGCAATTACGTTGCACCTTGGGCCCAAACCGGAGCATATCCACCTCAGCCTCCAGCATATGCATCTGGGTATGGCTACCCCGCACCACCATGGGCTGCGCCTGCACCTCCAGCAGTCGATTCTAATCCTTTCCTTTTGGCTAATTACCAAGATCCGCGCCCTGCTACTGCTCCAGTTGCTCAGGCAGCCACCTATGCACCTCCCCCAGCTTCATATCCCCCTTCTTCAATGCCTTACGCGCCATTTGCAACCCCCCAGTCAATTCAGCATAACAGTTCTGTGGGTTCACCACCAAGCAACGGACTGACCACGACTCAAGCTCATATGAACGTGAATTATCAACAACCAAAAGATTCTTCAGCAGCATCTAGCAGACCATATTACATACCTGATAATCTATTCAGCGATTTGATCGACGTGAAGAATTTGAGTGGTGGAAATAAGATTGGCGGGCCCACTGCCATGGGTAGCTCAAATGGTGGTCAACCTATGATTGGTGGAAAGAAATAG
- the LOC101778819 gene encoding TOM1-like protein 6 isoform X2 — protein MYPSGAVVGAAPAAAPSAASRVEKATSHLLMGPDWAVNLEICDILNADVWQTKDVVKAVKKRLQNKDPKVQFFALTLLETMMKNCGEYVRFEVAEQHVLQEMVKIIQKKNDMQVRDKILLLLDSWQEAFGGPGSKYPQYHWAYLEVKTTGVVFPKRPIDAPPIFTPPATYNSSSPRYAAGSLSDRMSSDVETLSLGDLNSIRNVTDLLNDMVHALNPSDRTAVNDEIITDLVTQCRSNQQKLLQLVSSTGNEQLLKQGLEINDLLQSVLSKYDAVVSGAPLAVEAPVRETIEAPREAPAVKPSAPPEHNDTADEEEDEFAQLAQRKNKSVVSSDDALSSTGDLALVPIDPVGSESPSSIASNALVPLDPVPSSSSESKELDMINLLSLTLCSPSPETSTDSPTQSQNAPQQPTITHNQNGPQQPTVTDGQQYPSGVPQYPLNYQPHTINQGYARQNSNYVAPWAQTGAYPPQPPAYASGYGYPAPPWAAPAPPAVDSNPFLLANYQDPRPATAPVAQAATYAPPPASYPPSSMPYAPFATPQSIQHNSSVGSPPSNGLTTTQAHMNVNYQQPKDSSAASSRPYYIPDNLFSDLIDVKNLSGGNKIGGPTAMGSSNGGQPMIGGKK, from the exons aTGTACCCGTCGGGGGCCGTCGTGggggcggcgcccgcggcggcgccgagcgcgGCGTCAAGGGTGGAGAAGGCCACGAGCCACCTGCTCATGGGGCCCGACTGGGCCGTCAACCTCGAAATCTGCGACATCCTCAACGCCGACGTCTG GCAAACGAAGGATGTGGTGAAGGCAGTGAAAAAGAGATTGCAGAACAAGGACCCAAAGGTTCAGTTCTTTGCTTTGACG CTTTTGGAGACAATGATGAAGAATTGTGGTGAATATGTCCGGTTTGAAGTCGCTGAACAGCATGTTCTGCAAGAAATGGTCAAAATTATTCAGAAGAAG AATGATATGCAAGTAAGGGATAAAATATTATTACTTTTAGACTCCTGGCAAGAGGCATTTGGTGGACCAGGAAGTAAATATCCGCAATATCATTGGGCATATCTTGAAGTGAAG ACGACAGGTGTGGTGTTCCCAAAACGTCCTATTGATGCACCACCGATATTTACACCTCCTGCTACGTATAATTCTAGTTCACCCAGATATGCTGCAGGAAGTCTGAGTGACAGAATGTCCTCAGATGTTGAGACTCTAAG tTTAGGGGACTTGAATAGTATTCGAAATGTGACAGACCTACTGAATGATATGGTGCATGCTTTAAACCCATCTGATCGTACG GCTGTTAACGATGAAATTATCACAGATCTTGTGACCCAGTGTCGCTCAAATCAACAAAAGCTTTTGCAACTTGTCAGTTCAACAGG GAATGAGCAGTTGCTAAAGCAAGGACTGGAGATAAATGATCTCTTACAAAGTGTACTTTCAAAGTATGATGCCGTGGTCTCTGGTGCTCCTTTGGCGGTTGAAGCACCTGTGAGAGAGACAATTGAGGCTCCTAGGGAGGCTCCTGCAGTAAAACCATCTGCACCTCCTGAACATAATGACActgctgatgaagaggaagatgagTTTGCCCAGCTAGCTCAAAG GAAAAACAAATCTGTAGTAAGTAGCGATGATGCATTATCAAGCACTGGGGACCTCGCCCTTGTACCGATTGATCCAGTGGGTTCAGAATCGCCATCTTCTATTGCAAGCAATGCATTGGTTCCTCTTGACCCAGTTCCCAGCAGTAGCTCTGAATCAAAAGAGCTTGATATGATCAACCTCCTGAGCCTCACCTTGTGCAGCCCTAGTCCTGAAACTTCAACAGATTCTCCAACACAAAGTCAAAACGCACCTCAGCAACCTACCATTACACATAATCAAAATGGGCCTCAACAACCAACTGTTACAGATGGGCAGCAATATCCTTCTGGTGTGCCACAATACCCTTTGAACTACCAGCCTCACACAATAAACCAGGGATATGCTCGACAGAACAGCAATTACGTTGCACCTTGGGCCCAAACCGGAGCATATCCACCTCAGCCTCCAGCATATGCATCTGGGTATGGCTACCCCGCACCACCATGGGCTGCGCCTGCACCTCCAGCAGTCGATTCTAATCCTTTCCTTTTGGCTAATTACCAAGATCCGCGCCCTGCTACTGCTCCAGTTGCTCAGGCAGCCACCTATGCACCTCCCCCAGCTTCATATCCCCCTTCTTCAATGCCTTACGCGCCATTTGCAACCCCCCAGTCAATTCAGCATAACAGTTCTGTGGGTTCACCACCAAGCAACGGACTGACCACGACTCAAGCTCATATGAACGTGAATTATCAACAACCAAAAGATTCTTCAGCAGCATCTAGCAGACCATATTACATACCTGATAATCTATTCAGCGATTTGATCGACGTGAAGAATTTGAGTGGTGGAAATAAGATTGGCGGGCCCACTGCCATGGGTAGCTCAAATGGTGGTCAACCTATGATTGGTGGAAAGAAATAG